The following are from one region of the Stenotrophomonas lactitubi genome:
- a CDS encoding UDP-N-acetylmuramoyl-tripeptide--D-alanyl-D-alanine ligase, whose product MKRTLLSLIAHWAGGEIHGDDVAIDAISNDTRSLGPGSLYVALRGERFDGHDFAADAQARGASALLVERLLPLDLPQVLVADSERALAKIAAGMQRDRATELFAITGSNGKTSVKSLLLAILQQVAQHAHKVVYANPGNRNNEIGLPLAVIDAPEDADYAVYEMGAGKPGDIAYLTDIARPRYALVNNIAPAHLERMGSLLGVAVTKGAIYAALPADGVAVINVDDAYGRWFEQHFIGTPARCRVLRYGLEHTADVTARDIRAGAQGSRFTLVTPMGEAGVVLGLPGRHNISNALAAASLALAAGIELSLVATGLAEAQPVPGRQIAHQLHNGAVLVDDSYNANPGSLAAAIDALAAAPEEGWLVLGDMRELGPDAEALHAQAGIRARAAGLKRLYALGPLSAAAAAAFGEGGRHFTTHDALSQALKDELHAGVRCLVKGSRGSAMDTIVKALLAQGEESPHVV is encoded by the coding sequence ATGAAGCGCACCCTGCTTTCGCTGATCGCCCACTGGGCCGGTGGCGAAATCCACGGCGACGACGTGGCCATCGACGCCATCAGCAACGATACCCGCAGCCTTGGCCCGGGCAGCCTGTATGTGGCGCTGCGTGGCGAACGCTTCGACGGCCATGACTTCGCCGCTGACGCGCAGGCACGTGGCGCCAGCGCGCTGCTGGTCGAGCGCTTGCTGCCGCTGGACCTGCCGCAGGTGCTGGTGGCCGACAGCGAGCGCGCGCTGGCGAAGATCGCCGCCGGCATGCAGCGCGACCGTGCGACCGAACTGTTCGCCATCACCGGCAGCAACGGCAAGACCAGCGTGAAGAGCCTGCTGCTGGCGATCCTGCAGCAGGTGGCCCAGCACGCGCACAAGGTGGTCTACGCCAACCCGGGCAACCGCAACAACGAGATCGGCCTGCCGCTGGCAGTGATCGACGCACCGGAAGATGCCGACTACGCCGTCTACGAGATGGGCGCCGGCAAGCCGGGCGACATCGCCTACCTGACCGACATCGCGCGCCCGCGCTATGCCCTGGTCAACAACATCGCCCCGGCGCACCTGGAGCGGATGGGTAGCCTGCTCGGCGTGGCGGTGACCAAAGGCGCGATCTACGCCGCGCTGCCGGCCGATGGCGTGGCGGTGATCAATGTCGACGATGCCTACGGGCGCTGGTTCGAACAGCATTTCATCGGTACCCCGGCACGTTGCCGGGTGCTGCGCTATGGCCTGGAACACACTGCCGACGTCACCGCGCGCGACATCCGCGCCGGTGCGCAGGGCAGCCGCTTCACCCTGGTCACGCCGATGGGCGAGGCGGGCGTGGTGCTGGGTCTGCCGGGCCGCCACAACATCAGCAATGCACTGGCCGCCGCCAGCCTGGCGCTTGCCGCCGGCATCGAGCTGTCACTGGTGGCTACCGGCCTGGCTGAAGCACAGCCGGTGCCGGGCCGCCAGATCGCCCATCAGCTGCACAACGGCGCGGTGCTGGTGGACGACAGCTACAACGCCAATCCCGGTTCGCTGGCCGCTGCCATCGACGCGCTGGCCGCCGCACCGGAAGAGGGCTGGCTGGTGCTGGGCGACATGCGCGAGCTGGGCCCCGATGCCGAGGCGCTGCATGCACAGGCGGGCATCCGCGCGCGTGCTGCCGGCCTCAAGCGCCTGTATGCACTGGGCCCGCTCAGTGCCGCCGCTGCCGCCGCGTTTGGCGAGGGCGGACGCCATTTCACCACCCATGACGCGCTGTCGCAGGCGCTGAAGGACGAGCTGCACGCCGGCGTGCGCTGCCTGGTCAAGGGTTCCCGTGGCAGCGCCATGGACACGATTGTCAAAGCGCTGCTGGCGCAAGGAGAGGAATCCCCGCATGTTGTATGA
- the mraY gene encoding phospho-N-acetylmuramoyl-pentapeptide-transferase, giving the protein MLYELARWLQQLESLFGLFNYQTFRAILAALTALFLSLWLGPAMIRKLAQFKGGQPIRKDGPQTHFSKAGTPTMGGSLILLTVTLSVLMWADLRNRYVWLVLAVMLCFGAIGWYDDWIKIVRRDPNGLKSRWKYLLQSIFGLAAGIFLLQTADVPAALTFYIPMFKSVALPLAGVGFVAIAYFWIVGFSNAVNLTDGLDGLAIMPTVLVACGLGVFAYASGNVVFANYLQIPQIPGAGELVIICAAIAGAGLGFLWFNTYPAMVFMGDIGALSLGAVLGTIAVITRQELVLVIMGGVFVIETLSVMIQVASFKLTGKRVFRMAPIHHHFELKGWPEPRVIVRFWIISVVLVLIGLATLKVR; this is encoded by the coding sequence ATGTTGTATGAACTGGCTCGATGGTTGCAGCAGTTGGAGAGCCTGTTCGGGCTGTTCAACTACCAGACGTTCCGCGCCATCCTTGCCGCGTTGACGGCGCTGTTCCTGTCGCTGTGGCTCGGCCCGGCGATGATCCGCAAGCTTGCCCAGTTCAAGGGTGGCCAGCCGATCCGCAAGGACGGCCCGCAGACCCATTTCTCCAAGGCCGGTACGCCGACCATGGGCGGTTCGCTGATCCTGCTCACCGTCACCCTGTCGGTGCTGATGTGGGCTGACCTGCGCAACCGCTACGTGTGGCTGGTGCTGGCGGTGATGCTGTGCTTCGGCGCCATCGGCTGGTACGACGACTGGATCAAGATCGTCCGTCGCGACCCGAACGGCCTGAAGTCGCGCTGGAAGTACCTGCTGCAGTCGATCTTCGGTCTGGCTGCGGGCATCTTCCTGCTGCAGACCGCGGATGTGCCGGCGGCGTTGACCTTCTATATCCCGATGTTCAAGTCGGTGGCGCTGCCGTTGGCTGGTGTCGGCTTTGTGGCCATCGCCTACTTCTGGATCGTCGGCTTCTCCAACGCGGTCAACCTGACCGATGGCCTGGACGGCTTGGCGATCATGCCCACCGTACTTGTGGCTTGCGGCCTGGGCGTGTTCGCCTATGCCTCGGGCAACGTGGTGTTCGCCAACTACCTGCAGATCCCGCAGATTCCGGGCGCCGGCGAGCTGGTCATCATCTGCGCCGCGATTGCGGGTGCAGGCCTTGGCTTCCTCTGGTTCAACACCTATCCGGCCATGGTGTTCATGGGCGATATCGGCGCGCTGTCGCTGGGCGCGGTGCTGGGCACCATCGCGGTGATCACCCGCCAGGAACTGGTGCTGGTGATCATGGGCGGCGTGTTCGTGATCGAAACGCTGTCGGTGATGATCCAGGTCGCCTCGTTCAAGCTGACCGGCAAGCGCGTGTTCCGCATGGCGCCGATCCACCACCACTTCGAGCTGAAGGGCTGGCCGGAGCCGCGCGTGATCGTGCGCTTCTGGATCATCTCCGTCGTGCTGGTGCTGATCGGCCTGGCCACGTTGAAGGTACGCTGA
- the ftsW gene encoding putative lipid II flippase FtsW, protein MNDLSHQATRLEAIGGSYDKWLLGAMIALTGLGVVMVASSSIALMSSPFYYLNRHLIFLAVGIVLAIMAARTELKTIEQYNQMLLLGCFALLVVVFVPGLGSSVNGARRWINLGISKFQTVEAVKVLYIVWLSSYLVRFRDEVNATWPAMLKPLGVAGALVVLLLLQPDFGSSTLLLAITAGMLVLGGVNMPRMSMPVVIGLVGMSALAIIEPYRMRRITSFLDPWADQQGDGYQLSNALMAVGRGEWTGVGLGNSVQKLYYLPEAHTDFIFSVTAEEFGFLGTCTIVALYALLVGRTFWLGMRCVEMKRHFSGYIAFGIGLWISMQTFVSIGVNLGILPTKGLTLPLISSGGSSVLMTCVAMGLLLRVSYELKRAERRQAVRMGAADEVAGPAPADAPSAPAAKNVPMAAEPAAAESAAVRGTSRLQSRVEPTFGRLG, encoded by the coding sequence ATGAATGACCTGTCGCACCAGGCAACACGCCTTGAGGCCATCGGTGGCAGCTACGACAAGTGGCTGCTCGGCGCGATGATCGCGCTCACCGGGCTGGGCGTGGTGATGGTCGCGTCCAGTTCGATCGCGTTGATGAGCAGCCCGTTCTACTACCTCAACCGCCACCTGATCTTCCTGGCGGTCGGCATCGTGCTGGCCATCATGGCTGCGCGCACCGAGCTGAAGACCATCGAGCAGTACAACCAGATGCTGCTGCTGGGCTGCTTCGCGCTGCTGGTGGTGGTGTTCGTTCCCGGCCTGGGCAGCAGCGTCAACGGCGCCCGCCGCTGGATCAACCTGGGCATCTCCAAGTTCCAGACGGTCGAAGCGGTGAAGGTGCTCTACATCGTCTGGCTGTCCAGCTACCTGGTGCGCTTCCGCGACGAGGTCAACGCCACCTGGCCGGCGATGCTCAAGCCGCTGGGCGTGGCCGGTGCGCTGGTGGTGCTGCTGCTGCTGCAGCCCGACTTCGGTTCGTCCACGCTGTTGCTGGCGATCACCGCCGGCATGCTGGTGCTGGGCGGGGTGAACATGCCGCGCATGTCGATGCCGGTGGTGATCGGCCTGGTCGGCATGAGCGCGCTGGCGATCATCGAGCCGTACCGCATGCGCCGCATCACCTCCTTCCTCGACCCGTGGGCCGACCAGCAGGGCGACGGCTACCAGCTGTCCAACGCGCTGATGGCGGTGGGCCGCGGCGAGTGGACCGGCGTCGGCCTGGGCAATTCGGTGCAGAAGCTGTACTACCTGCCCGAGGCGCACACCGATTTCATCTTCTCGGTCACCGCCGAGGAATTCGGCTTCCTCGGCACCTGCACGATCGTGGCCCTGTACGCGCTGCTGGTCGGCCGTACGTTCTGGCTGGGTATGCGCTGCGTGGAAATGAAGCGCCACTTCTCCGGCTACATCGCCTTCGGCATCGGCCTGTGGATCAGCATGCAGACCTTCGTGTCGATCGGCGTGAACCTGGGCATCCTGCCGACCAAGGGCCTGACCCTGCCGCTGATTTCGTCGGGTGGTTCGTCGGTGCTGATGACCTGCGTGGCGATGGGCCTGCTGCTGCGTGTCTCCTATGAACTGAAGCGTGCCGAACGCCGCCAGGCCGTGCGCATGGGCGCTGCTGATGAAGTTGCTGGCCCGGCTCCGGCCGATGCGCCGTCCGCACCGGCGGCAAAAAACGTGCCGATGGCTGCCGAACCGGCCGCTGCCGAGTCGGCCGCCGTGCGCGGCACCAGCCGCCTGCAGTCGCGCGTCGAACCTACCTTCGGGAGGCTCGGATGA
- the murG gene encoding undecaprenyldiphospho-muramoylpentapeptide beta-N-acetylglucosaminyltransferase, which translates to MSAAQNNARPVMILAGGTGGHIFPGLAVARVLRARGVPVTWMGAAGAMETRLVPQHDIHIDTLAITGLRGKGKLALLAAPWRLMRALRAAGLIIRDRQPRAVVAFGGFASGPGGMAARLHGLPLIVHEQNRAPGLTNRILSRYARRLLTGFPGTFAAREEFVGNPVRAEIAAVAPPQQRLADRSGPLRLLVLGGSQGARALNSGVPQALAALGAQVPVVVRHQSGEKLHAEAVEAYAKAGVQGEVTPFIADMAEAFAWADLVVCRSGASTLAELCAVGIGSVLVPFPAAVDDHQTRNAEYLVERDAAVLLKQDETLADGIAALLRDLSENPARRMQMAQAARALAKVDAAERIADIILEEAV; encoded by the coding sequence ATGAGCGCGGCCCAGAACAACGCCCGGCCGGTGATGATCCTGGCCGGTGGTACCGGCGGGCATATCTTCCCGGGCCTGGCCGTGGCCCGCGTGCTGCGCGCGCGTGGCGTGCCGGTCACCTGGATGGGCGCCGCTGGTGCGATGGAAACCCGTCTGGTTCCGCAGCACGACATCCACATCGATACGCTGGCCATCACCGGTCTGCGCGGCAAGGGCAAGCTGGCCCTGCTGGCCGCACCCTGGCGCCTGATGCGCGCGCTGCGTGCCGCCGGCCTGATCATCCGTGATCGCCAGCCGCGTGCGGTGGTTGCTTTCGGTGGCTTCGCCTCCGGCCCCGGTGGCATGGCCGCGCGCCTGCACGGCCTGCCGTTGATCGTGCACGAACAGAACCGCGCGCCGGGCCTGACCAACCGCATCCTGTCGCGCTACGCGCGCCGCCTGCTGACTGGTTTCCCGGGCACCTTCGCTGCACGCGAGGAATTCGTGGGCAACCCGGTGCGTGCCGAAATCGCCGCCGTCGCGCCGCCGCAACAGCGGCTGGCTGATCGCAGCGGTCCGCTGCGCCTGCTGGTACTGGGCGGCAGCCAGGGCGCACGCGCCCTCAACAGTGGCGTGCCGCAGGCACTGGCCGCGCTCGGTGCGCAGGTGCCGGTGGTGGTGCGTCACCAGAGTGGCGAGAAGCTGCATGCCGAAGCGGTGGAGGCCTATGCCAAGGCCGGCGTGCAGGGCGAAGTGACGCCGTTCATCGCCGACATGGCCGAAGCCTTCGCCTGGGCCGACCTGGTGGTGTGCCGTTCCGGCGCATCCACGCTGGCCGAGCTCTGTGCGGTCGGCATCGGCAGCGTGCTGGTGCCATTCCCCGCTGCTGTCGACGATCACCAGACCCGCAATGCGGAGTATCTGGTCGAGCGCGACGCGGCCGTATTGCTGAAGCAGGACGAAACGCTGGCAGACGGCATTGCCGCGCTGCTGCGTGATCTGTCCGAAAATCCCGCCCGCCGCATGCAGATGGCGCAAGCCGCGCGTGCCCTGGCCAAGGTCGATGCCGCCGAGCGCATCGCCGATATCATTCTCGAGGAAGCTGTATGA
- the murC gene encoding UDP-N-acetylmuramate--L-alanine ligase, producing the protein MIRRLHDTNDLVRAFPRVHFVGIGGTGMSGIAEVMLTLGYEVSGSDNADNAATRRLAGLGARIMRGHSAANVLGTDCVVVSSAIREDNPELMEARSQRIPIMPRAAMLAELMRFRRGIAVAGTHGKTTTTSLTAAVLSEGGLDPTFVIGGQLLAAGANAKLGGGQWLVAEADESDGSFLRLNPLMSIITNIDSDHLENYGNDFARVQAAFAEFLQRLPFYGLAVLCIDDPEVAALAAKTPRHVMSYGMSPQADVRAENVVQEGSRMRFTLRLPQGTSQEVVLALPGKHNVLNALAAAAVGWQLGVSPDTIARALASFAGVGRRFNDLGEVTTATGAKVRIIDDYGHHPSELEAVFAAARGGWADKRLVVAFQPHRYSRTRDQFDKFAAVLSSVDALVLSEVYPAGEEPIAGADSHALARAIRARGRSEPVVVGKASELATVLPDVLQDGDLLLMMGAGDIGAVASHIAVEGFKAEGEA; encoded by the coding sequence ATGATCCGCCGCCTGCATGACACCAACGATCTGGTGCGCGCATTCCCGCGCGTGCATTTCGTCGGCATCGGCGGCACCGGCATGAGCGGCATCGCCGAAGTGATGCTGACGCTGGGCTATGAAGTGTCCGGTTCGGACAACGCCGACAACGCTGCCACCCGCCGCCTGGCCGGCCTGGGCGCGCGCATCATGCGCGGCCATTCCGCCGCCAATGTGCTGGGCACCGACTGCGTGGTGGTCTCCAGCGCGATCCGCGAAGACAACCCGGAGCTGATGGAAGCGCGCAGCCAGCGCATCCCGATCATGCCGCGCGCGGCGATGCTGGCCGAACTGATGCGCTTCCGCCGCGGCATCGCCGTGGCCGGTACCCATGGCAAGACCACCACCACCAGCCTGACCGCTGCGGTGCTGAGCGAAGGCGGGCTGGACCCGACCTTCGTAATCGGTGGCCAGCTGCTGGCGGCAGGTGCCAACGCCAAGCTCGGCGGAGGCCAGTGGCTGGTGGCCGAGGCCGACGAGAGCGATGGCAGCTTCCTGCGCCTGAATCCGTTGATGTCGATCATCACCAACATCGATTCCGATCATCTGGAGAACTACGGCAACGACTTCGCCCGCGTGCAGGCGGCGTTCGCCGAGTTCCTGCAGCGCCTGCCGTTCTACGGCCTGGCGGTGCTATGCATCGACGACCCGGAAGTGGCCGCACTGGCCGCCAAGACCCCGCGCCACGTGATGAGCTACGGCATGAGCCCGCAGGCCGACGTGCGCGCTGAGAACGTGGTGCAGGAAGGTTCGCGCATGCGCTTCACCCTGCGTCTGCCGCAGGGCACCAGCCAGGAAGTGGTGCTGGCGCTGCCGGGCAAGCACAACGTGCTCAATGCGCTGGCCGCTGCGGCGGTGGGTTGGCAGCTGGGTGTGTCTCCGGACACGATCGCGCGTGCGCTGGCCAGCTTCGCTGGCGTCGGCCGCCGCTTCAACGATCTGGGCGAAGTGACCACCGCCACTGGTGCAAAGGTCCGCATCATCGACGACTACGGTCACCATCCGAGCGAACTGGAAGCCGTGTTCGCCGCCGCCCGTGGCGGCTGGGCCGACAAGCGCCTGGTGGTGGCCTTCCAGCCGCACCGCTACAGCCGTACCCGCGATCAGTTCGACAAGTTCGCAGCGGTGCTGTCGAGCGTCGATGCGCTGGTGCTGAGCGAGGTCTACCCGGCCGGCGAAGAGCCGATCGCCGGCGCCGATTCGCATGCGCTGGCCCGCGCCATCCGTGCGCGTGGCCGCAGCGAGCCGGTGGTGGTCGGCAAGGCGTCCGAGCTGGCAACCGTGCTGCCGGACGTACTGCAGGACGGCGATCTGCTGCTGATGATGGGTGCGGGCGACATCGGCGCCGTCGCCAGCCACATTGCAGTGGAAGGTTTCAAGGCGGAGGGCGAGGCGTGA
- a CDS encoding D-alanine--D-alanine ligase produces the protein MFGRVAVLLGGSSSEREVSLDSGRNVLEALQSRGVDAIAIDGIPALAKALAAGGIDRVFNILHGHNGGGEDGIVQGLMDAFGVPYTGSNVLGSALSMDKIRTKQVWLSLGLPTPQYRKVDASTVHALAAELGLPVVVKPANEGSSVGISRVTDDAGLDEAVALAARYDGQLLMEQMVVGDELTVAILGDVALPSIRIVPKGQWYDYNAKYIAEDTQYLCPGLDGDDEEEIRRIALAAFRAAGCRGWGRVDVMRDRASGRFFLLEVNTAPGMTSHSLVPKAAGQAGISFEELVWRVLEQTLEASHA, from the coding sequence ATGTTCGGCCGCGTCGCCGTGCTGCTCGGTGGCAGCTCCAGCGAACGCGAAGTGTCGCTGGATTCGGGCCGCAACGTACTCGAAGCCCTGCAGTCGCGTGGTGTCGATGCGATCGCCATCGATGGCATTCCGGCGCTGGCCAAGGCGCTGGCGGCCGGCGGCATCGATCGCGTGTTCAACATCCTGCACGGCCACAACGGTGGTGGTGAGGATGGCATCGTGCAGGGCCTGATGGACGCGTTCGGCGTGCCCTACACCGGTTCCAACGTGCTGGGCTCGGCCTTGAGCATGGACAAGATCCGCACCAAGCAGGTGTGGCTGTCGCTGGGCCTGCCGACCCCGCAGTACCGGAAGGTCGATGCCTCCACGGTGCATGCGCTGGCGGCCGAGCTCGGCCTGCCGGTGGTGGTCAAGCCGGCCAACGAAGGCTCCAGCGTGGGCATCAGCCGGGTCACCGACGACGCCGGCCTGGACGAAGCGGTGGCCCTGGCCGCGCGCTACGACGGCCAGCTGCTGATGGAACAGATGGTGGTCGGCGATGAACTGACCGTGGCCATCCTGGGTGATGTCGCGCTGCCGTCGATCCGCATCGTGCCCAAGGGCCAGTGGTACGACTACAACGCCAAGTACATCGCCGAAGACACCCAGTACCTGTGCCCGGGCCTGGATGGTGATGACGAAGAAGAGATCCGCCGCATCGCGCTGGCCGCCTTCCGCGCCGCCGGTTGCCGTGGCTGGGGTCGCGTCGATGTGATGCGTGATCGCGCCAGCGGCCGCTTCTTCCTGCTGGAAGTGAACACCGCGCCGGGCATGACCAGCCATTCGCTGGTGCCCAAGGCGGCCGGGCAGGCCGGCATCAGCTTCGAGGAGCTGGTGTGGCGCGTGCTGGAACAGACCCTGGAGGCATCGCACGCATGA
- the ftsA gene encoding cell division protein FtsA, which yields MNRKGDKSLIVGLDIGTSKVVALVGEYSPGNPIEVIGIGSHESRGLKRGVVVDIESTVQSIQRAVEEAELMAGCEIRSVYASISGNHVQCKNSPGIVPIRDGEVTWGDLDRVLDAAKAVAIPADQKILHAIPREYVLDDSQEGIRNPVGMTGVRLEVHAHLVVCAQSAAANISKCVQRCGLQVDDLVLSSLASSVAVLTADERELGVVLVDMGAGTTDIAVFVQGAICHTASLPIAGDHVTNDIAHMLRTPTPEAEQIKVRYACALAQLATAEESIQVPSVGDRPPRRMPRHALAQAVQGRYEEIFEMVQAELRRSGFEELVRAGMVLTGGASKMEGVVELAEEMLQMPVRVGIPQHVTGLGEVVGNPVHATGVGLLLMGSQIEHPRRPSLPTGRAGSMFKKLKTWFRGEF from the coding sequence ATGAATCGCAAGGGTGACAAATCGCTGATCGTCGGCCTGGATATCGGCACCTCCAAGGTGGTGGCGCTGGTGGGCGAGTATTCGCCGGGCAACCCGATCGAAGTGATCGGCATCGGCTCCCATGAGTCGCGCGGCCTCAAGCGCGGCGTGGTGGTGGATATCGAATCGACCGTGCAGTCGATCCAGCGCGCGGTCGAAGAAGCCGAGCTGATGGCCGGCTGCGAGATCCGCTCGGTGTACGCCTCCATCTCCGGCAATCACGTGCAGTGCAAGAACTCGCCCGGCATCGTGCCGATCCGCGACGGCGAAGTGACCTGGGGCGACCTGGATCGCGTGCTCGATGCGGCCAAGGCGGTGGCGATTCCGGCCGACCAGAAGATCCTGCATGCGATCCCGCGCGAGTACGTGCTGGACGACTCGCAGGAAGGCATCCGCAACCCCGTCGGCATGACAGGCGTGCGCCTGGAGGTGCATGCGCACCTGGTGGTGTGCGCGCAGTCGGCCGCCGCCAACATCAGCAAGTGCGTGCAGCGCTGCGGCCTGCAGGTGGACGACCTGGTGCTGTCCTCGCTGGCCTCCAGCGTGGCGGTGCTGACCGCCGACGAGCGCGAGCTGGGCGTGGTGCTGGTCGACATGGGCGCCGGCACCACCGACATCGCAGTGTTCGTGCAGGGTGCGATCTGCCACACCGCCTCGCTGCCGATCGCCGGCGACCACGTGACCAACGACATCGCGCACATGCTGCGTACGCCGACCCCGGAAGCCGAGCAGATCAAGGTGCGCTACGCGTGTGCCCTGGCCCAGCTGGCCACCGCCGAGGAAAGCATCCAGGTGCCGTCGGTCGGTGATCGTCCGCCGCGCCGCATGCCGCGCCACGCGCTGGCGCAGGCCGTGCAGGGCCGCTACGAAGAGATCTTCGAAATGGTGCAGGCCGAACTGCGCCGCTCCGGCTTCGAGGAACTGGTGCGCGCCGGCATGGTGCTGACCGGTGGTGCCTCGAAGATGGAAGGCGTGGTCGAACTGGCCGAGGAAATGCTGCAGATGCCGGTGCGCGTGGGCATCCCGCAGCACGTCACCGGGCTGGGCGAAGTGGTGGGCAACCCGGTGCACGCCACCGGCGTGGGCCTGCTGCTGATGGGCAGCCAGATCGAGCATCCGCGCCGGCCGTCGCTGCCGACTGGCCGCGCTGGAAGCATGTTCAAGAAACTCAAGACCTGGTTCCGCGGCGAATTCTGA
- the ftsZ gene encoding cell division protein FtsZ, with amino-acid sequence MAHFELIEKMAPNAVIKVVGVGGGGGNAVAHMVNSAVDGVEFITANTDSQAIKNCGAKLQLQLGTNVTKGLGAGANPEVGRQAALEDRERIMDALQGADMVFITAGMGGGTGTGAAPVVAQLAKEMGILTVAVVTKPFPFEGRRRMQVALKGIEELSQHCDSLITIPNEKLITVLGRNATMIQAFRAANDVLQGAVQGIADLIVRPGLINVDFADVRTVMSEMGLAMMGTGTARGDDRAQAAAESAIQNPLLDDVNLAGANGILVNITAGADFTMAEFDEIGRTIDGFASEDATVVVGTVLDPDMQDEVRVTVVATGLNRVSASKTQRPGERAPIKLVRNATTGQPEFGEFDNGGDAVSKAVGGMGLGLRRASSDSVAASTPSAPASSAPAAAELPNDYLDIPAFLRRQAD; translated from the coding sequence ATGGCGCATTTTGAACTGATCGAAAAGATGGCACCCAATGCGGTGATCAAGGTTGTTGGCGTGGGCGGCGGCGGCGGCAATGCCGTGGCGCACATGGTCAACTCGGCAGTGGATGGCGTGGAATTCATCACCGCCAACACCGACTCGCAGGCCATCAAGAATTGTGGTGCCAAGCTGCAGCTGCAGCTGGGTACCAATGTCACCAAGGGCCTGGGCGCAGGCGCGAATCCGGAAGTCGGCCGCCAGGCTGCGCTGGAAGACCGTGAGCGCATCATGGACGCGCTGCAGGGTGCGGACATGGTGTTCATCACCGCTGGCATGGGCGGTGGCACCGGTACCGGCGCTGCGCCGGTGGTGGCACAGCTGGCCAAGGAAATGGGCATCCTGACCGTGGCCGTGGTCACCAAGCCGTTCCCGTTCGAAGGCCGTCGCCGCATGCAGGTCGCGCTGAAGGGCATCGAAGAACTGAGCCAGCACTGCGACTCGCTGATCACCATCCCCAACGAGAAGCTGATCACCGTGCTGGGTCGCAACGCGACCATGATCCAGGCCTTCCGTGCCGCCAACGACGTGCTGCAGGGCGCCGTGCAGGGCATCGCCGACCTGATCGTGCGTCCGGGCCTGATCAACGTCGACTTCGCCGACGTGCGCACCGTCATGTCCGAAATGGGCCTGGCGATGATGGGCACCGGTACCGCCCGCGGCGATGACCGCGCGCAGGCCGCGGCCGAGTCGGCCATCCAGAACCCGCTGCTGGACGATGTGAACCTGGCCGGTGCCAACGGCATCCTGGTCAACATCACCGCCGGTGCCGACTTCACCATGGCCGAGTTCGACGAGATCGGCCGCACCATCGACGGCTTCGCTTCGGAAGACGCGACCGTGGTGGTGGGTACCGTGCTCGATCCGGACATGCAGGACGAAGTGCGCGTGACCGTGGTCGCCACGGGCCTGAACCGCGTCTCGGCCAGCAAGACCCAGCGTCCGGGCGAGCGTGCACCGATCAAGCTGGTCCGCAACGCCACCACCGGCCAGCCGGAGTTCGGCGAGTTCGACAACGGCGGCGATGCGGTGTCCAAGGCTGTCGGCGGCATGGGCCTGGGCCTGCGTCGGGCCAGCAGCGACAGCGTGGCGGCTTCCACCCCGTCGGCTCCGGCCTCCTCGGCCCCGGCCGCGGCGGAACTGCCGAACGATTACCTGGACATCCCGGCGTTCCTGCGCCGCCAGGCGGACTGA
- the lpxC gene encoding UDP-3-O-acyl-N-acetylglucosamine deacetylase → MIQQRTLKNTIRATGVGLHSGDKVYMTLRPAPVNHGIVFRRVDLDPVVEVPAKAELVTEVTLCTGLTCNDAKIQTVEHLMSALAGLGVDNIIVELSSAELPIMDGSSGPFVFLLQSAGIVEQDAPKRFIRVLKTVEVTEGDKVARFTPYEGYKLGFTIQFDHPMIPAKQSRQEIEFSTMAYTKEISRARTFGFMRDLEYMRERNLGLGGSMDNAIVLDEFRVLNEDGLRYADEFVRHKILDAIGDLYLAGGQVLGAYEGFKSGHALNNKLVRALMADATAWEWVTYDSPAVPDPVVYATPAYA, encoded by the coding sequence ATGATCCAGCAACGCACCCTCAAGAACACGATCCGCGCCACCGGCGTAGGCCTGCACAGCGGCGACAAGGTCTACATGACCCTGCGTCCGGCGCCGGTCAACCATGGCATCGTGTTCCGGCGCGTGGACCTGGACCCGGTGGTGGAAGTACCTGCGAAGGCCGAGCTGGTCACCGAAGTGACCCTGTGCACCGGCCTGACCTGCAACGACGCCAAGATCCAGACCGTCGAGCACCTGATGTCGGCCCTGGCCGGCCTGGGTGTGGACAACATCATCGTCGAACTGTCCTCGGCCGAGCTGCCGATCATGGACGGTTCGTCCGGCCCGTTCGTGTTCCTGCTGCAGTCGGCAGGCATCGTGGAACAGGATGCGCCCAAGCGCTTCATCCGCGTGCTGAAGACCGTGGAAGTGACCGAGGGCGACAAGGTGGCCCGCTTCACCCCGTATGAGGGGTACAAGCTGGGCTTCACCATCCAGTTCGACCACCCGATGATCCCGGCCAAGCAGTCGCGCCAGGAAATCGAGTTCTCGACGATGGCCTACACCAAGGAAATTTCCCGCGCGCGCACCTTTGGCTTCATGCGCGACCTGGAATACATGCGCGAGCGCAACCTCGGCCTGGGCGGTTCGATGGACAACGCCATCGTGCTCGATGAGTTCCGCGTGCTCAACGAAGACGGGCTGCGCTACGCCGACGAATTCGTGCGCCACAAGATCCTCGATGCGATCGGCGACCTTTATCTGGCCGGCGGCCAGGTGCTGGGCGCCTACGAGGGCTTCAAGTCCGGCCACGCGCTCAACAACAAGTTGGTGCGGGCGCTGATGGCAGATGCCACTGCCTGGGAATGGGTCACCTACGACTCGCCGGCGGTGCCGGACCCGGTTGTGTACGCCACGCCGGCCTATGCCTGA